In Fusarium oxysporum f. sp. lycopersici 4287 chromosome 13, whole genome shotgun sequence, the DNA window AGAAGCCAAGGGCAACAACCACCGCATTATCGCCTTCTTGACGCATGGTCACATCAAAGGTAGTGGTCTCGAGGCAGAGCTTCTCCCTGGTGGCGCCGATTGGATCTTGGTATGTCCCTTCTCCATATACCAAAGACAAATGCTGACCATTGATCAGCGTGATCCCGACACAAACACCGGGCATCTCGACATCCGAGTTCAATTCCGATCAAAAGAAGGCCACGGTATTTACATCCACTTCAAGGGCGTTCTACAGATTGATGAAAAATGGATGGAAGTTTTTACTGGGGGCCCGAAGGCTCGAACTCTCGAGTTTGGAGAGAACGAATGGCTGGGATCTCCCATCATTGAAACCAGCCATCCTGAGCTAAAATGGGTAGAGCGCTCCGCCTTTGTCAGTGAGCTGCGTTGGTTCATTGATGACGATGGCTCTGTCGCTGTTGAGAATGCTGTTTACAAGGTCAAGCCGAGCAGAGTATGATACTTCAGCAAGCTGAACCAGTTAGCTATGGCGTTCTATGTAGAAGTAATTGAAGAAGTTGTATTATGAGATTGATATACTGCAGATAAACTGTCATATGCACTGTTGAAGCTTGGCTTGGGTCCTTCACATACCAGAATCCAGCAGCTTTGCACGGAGATCCCGATCACGTAAGCCCATGACAGGGATATTCACGCGGTATCTCACGGAAAGTCCGATTCTGTAAGCCCTTATACATATTTCAGGGCGAATCTTCATAGCTTGTCAAAGCTTCACAGGGAGAGTTAGTAACGCCATCCTGTTATTAGTGGTCCAGAAACGGGATGCCCCTTTTCTTATGCATGCAATGTTGCGGCGAGGACAGTCAAAGAGCGGCTGATCACCCAACTACCGATGCATTTCGgccagcagcattgagtccCAGACTCTCTGGAGCTCTCCACGACTCATGCGATATGTCTGAGAGTAAAGATCAAGGCTTAACGCCCCTGTGATGTACCGATTGTATTACAAGAGAGTACAGCTTGCCAAGCTTCTGGAGCCAGGGAACTACCCTTATGTGTTCAGGAAAGAATCCGTTTGTTGCGAGATGGTAATAGAATAAGAAGTCTTCGTCACACAATTTTGGCATCTTCACAAAGACGACGCCGTACAGACATTCACGATCTTCGATCCTGCACTCGAACAGCAAACTGGGGGTCAAACCTTCAACGAGGGACCCTCCCCACGCCCATGTAAGCACTATCGAGATGCTCAGTTGGATCCACCAAGATCCTGGAAACACCATCTCCCAACCTCAACACACTATTGCTGTACCCGATGCACACCGGCAAGATTCTGCCGAAAAGAAACCTGGCACTGCACTGCTATATGTGACAAGACCTTCGACGCCGATCCGAATTTGATGCAGAGAAGATTATGTACCACAATGGGATGGATGGGTTAACGGCCGATTATGGACAGATAGACGGGGCTTCAACCTGCGATGTAACGCCAGTAGCAATAGTAAGGAGTAATGCGTGTACTATTACTGGTGAGTTTGATCCAACAGATGGCACTCGAATGTGCCGTCCCCAATGGTTGGATGTATCATATCAAGGGTATGCTTCCCGACTGCCAAGTAGATGTGTCTGCCCAAAGAGGAGGAATCTCTTGCTGTAGCCCACTATTTTGATCTGCCAAATTTGAAGGACTTGCATACTCGACTTAGCAAACCATCATATGATGGATGCTGCGATGATAGTTGCAGTTTCGATCAGAATGTCGCTTCTAGGTATGAGTATTGGGTATATAGAAGCTTAAAAGTCAAATTGTAAGCATGCGTCAAGGTTGGTCTTGATGGCGAGAAAGATTCAGGAACCCATAGTACTGTATCAATCATCATGTTCATCCAGTGTTAAAGCTCAAGGGTCCTACGGCAGGTACAACAGGTCTATATACAGTAGTTTTCGTGCACATTCGGATTCCAGACCACCTGCAGGTCCCTTTGCCCCAGCCTTTCAGCTGCTTATACAACTTCAATGCTACAATTGCCAATTCTTTATCTTGCTTCTCAAGCAACAGCTATTCCAGTTCACCAACCATGGGTTCAGCTTTGTCACGTTTAGCTAAAGTGCCATCTCGCTGCAACATTGATCCTCTTCCCAGAACGACCGCCAAGTACGCTAGTTCTTACGGGTTTTTAGCCCCATCCAAATGCGATAGCTTTCGTCACAGAAGTAAATATAGGATGCCCACCAAGATTCGCCCCCCTCACCTCATTTCAAGACCCAGCATCAGAGCATGTAAGCGTCCGAGAGCCTTAAAAAGCAATAGAGGCACTACATTAGTAtctgagcgtgcttaaagaGGGGGGATGTGACTGATAAGCAACTTCACGTACCAAGTAAGCGCTCCTCACAGCTTGAGGCAAGTCAGTGAGATAAATGATAATGATGATCTTCTCCGCGTAGGGCGGGCCTAGAACGCAGGGCTGACCAAGACAACGAGATTGCGCGTATGTGAGAGTTCCCGCTTCGACCCAGTCTGTTTTCAGAATTCTCGGTGCGACCCCAATCGGACGACATTCCCATCCCGTCCCGGCCGCCTCCCCGGTGTTTACTAACCAGAGCCAATCACCCGTAGTCATCGATATAGCGGCGGAACACTTATAACTGATACACTAACGAACTTAATATAGTCCACGGAAGCACATTTTTAAACAAGGTAGGGGAATCTGTTGGCTCTAAAATCCTACTTCAAGCCACGACCCCTCAGATCATCCCGTGTCGCGAGTAATGTCCGGTTATAGGTGTGGGCACACATTGGAAATAAAGCAACCACGAGTCTTTTCACAAGAATTTTCGCATTCTAGTTGTTTTCTTTCACGTCGCTCATTGTTGTTTTTCGACAACGAGACCTCACGCAATGTACAAAGAAGCTGGGGTCGGAGGCAAAGGCGGTCTGCTAATTGGAGTGTTCTGGGCCCAAATCGCAATCAGCATTGCTCTGATTGGCCTCCGGATTTATACACGTTCATTTATTCGAGGGTCTGTTGGGTGGGACGATGTTTGTCTCATTTCGACACTGGTAGGTGCAGTTCGCTTGATGCAAGGGACAGAACTCTAATGTGTAATAGGTCCTCAACACTGGGTTCACCGTCTTTACCACCGTTTCGGCAGTTCATGGCATGGGATAGCATTATGAAGATCTCGAAGTACCGCAGTTCGCGCATGCGATGCTGTGTATTCTCATCGGACAGGTCTTTGTTGCTCTCGCTACGGGGATGGGTAAGGTGTCTGTCACCATGTTTTTGCTTCGCATTGTTATGAAGCCTTGGTTAGTCCAAATGGGCCAAGTCTACATTGTGAATGCTGACGAAATATGTTATAGGCATTGATGGTTTCTCTGGTTTTGCACTGTGTCGATGGTGATCATGAGTATTTTCCTTGCCGTCACCGTCTTCGCCCAGTGTACCCCAGCCGAGTCTATCTGGAACCCCGAGCTAGCCGATCAGAGGGTCTGCCATCTTAGCCTGACTGCCGTTGCCATCACGTACTGCTGTTAGTCCAACCTCGTGTACCTGTTGCTGCGTTCTGACCTTATCTAAAGCCTATGCCGCTGCGATGGACTTTATCCTAGCTGGCTTCCCATGGATTGCCCTCCACGGTCTCAACATGAAGCCCAAAGAACGTCATACCATCTGCTTATCGCTCAGTCTTGGCGTCTTATGAGTTCATACAACTATCACACTAATTAGATGAGAGCTGACAAAGGATAACGCTGGTATTTGTGGAATCTTCAGAACAACTTGATTAACATCTCTGAGCAACTCACAAGATTATCTCTATAAGTGGGATCATCGCGACAAAGGAAACTTAGGAGCTAACTGATGCGACAATAGACGCTATTTCTGACTCGGCCATCTGGACCGCCAGCGAAGTCACAGTCACCATCTTCTGTCTCACCCTCCCAGCCCTGCGCCCGCTCTACAAGACGATCCGAAACTAGGAATCGAGTTCCGCAGGCTATCAACAACTCCGCCTATCCTCTTGGTTCTCTTAGAGGCAACATGACTGACGACGGGAAGGGGAGCAACCTGACAAAGATCGAAGCAAGCATACTGGCTGGTAAAAACGATAGCGACGAAGCGATTATTCTCCAGGGCTCTACAAAAGGGAATATCGTGAGGACCCAAGAGGTTAGTATCTCTTATAGAGAGACGGGATTGGAAGCGAAAGCTACCTATCGAGAAGGCGTCTAAATTACTTTCTGTGTGAGAGTGCTATGGTAAAATTCGGAACCTGGTATAATGGTGAAACTCTGAGCAAGCGAGTGGCATTTTCATGGATAGATCAACATTTAATACAACCTAAGCAACAAATGTAAGATATGACACCCATGACTGAGTGTTGTCCCGACTATAATACACTTTGTCTGATTCAACCAATGATTCAATGAGTGAAGAGTCGTATTGCATGACGCGAAAGACATTGAGCCGCGTTTCCCAATCCCATGGTCTAGGTTAGCTTCCCGCGAGTCAGTGTCTCCGCTACCAAAAACTCTAATTATTTCCGTAAAGTTTCTGATTGGGCTCATCTGGGCAGCTGAGTAATCATCTCAAAAGACCGGGTTAGTGCTGACGCGCCACCTTGTCTCCGTCACCAACGCCCTGTCAGGCTGACTCAATTATCATCCTTATCTCTTTAATAAATCCCAAGAAATGTCTTCAAGTTCGGAGAAAGAGAAATCAACGACGCCAGAAACGGACTCTAGAGTACGGCAATTCCACACTCGCAGTCGAACAGGCTGTTCCAATTGCCGGACCCGCCGGAAACGATGTGACGAGCAGCGACCGCAATGGTATGGTGATCCCGAATCCTTGGCCCCCACTGTAAGCTGGGATCCGTTACTAATATGGGGACATCATAGTTACAATTGTGTCAGGGGTCAAAGGACCTGTGTTTATGCGCCCCCGAAGATTCCGCTTAGGGAGCGAAGGGCGCAGCAGAAGGAGGCTCGTCCGTGGGATCAAATGCCTTGGGAGCTCGAGCAGACTCCAAAGGAGATAGcttgcttgaagaagacgaatATTCCTCCTCGGTTAAGTCGTCTGAATCATGATACAGGGTTTAATAAGTTGGCTGTTGCCATGCCGCTCAAATCTCATGAGTTGTTTCAATACTGTCAGTTGCCATGAACAGCTGTATACTTGTGGACCTGCTGACTCCATTTAGTGTTTGAATCGAGCCGGACACTAAAGACGACACCAAAAACACCTGGTACAGAATAGTTAGTATACCTGTCAATCTCGACATCTGTCGCTCACCAAAGCAGTCTCGCGCGTATGATAGATAACCCATGCGCACTGCGAAGTGCCATCCTCATGGCCGGAATGCATTTCTCCTTCCAATTTGGCGGCCTCGCTACATTCGAGTCCACCTTCTTATATCATAAAATTGAGGTCATGCGTGTCATCAATCGTTGGATCGCATCAGGAGACTATAAACTTGAAGCTGCCATTATTAGAGAAATGGCCACCTTGGCTTTCACAGAGGTGAGCTACCCTACTATACACTCCTCTCCAGAATCATGTTACTTACTGAGTCTAAGGCATGTCATGGAGAGCTCGTTGCTGCCGAGACTCACATCAGTGGCATTCTGGCGCTGATTGAAACTGCCCGACCTGATAAAAGTGATCCGACACGTTCTGATTGCTGTTCCACCGACCGAGAACTAGCTAACCGTTATTTCGTCATGTGAGGCGCCATGAAACCATCCATCTCGACGCATCGCCCCTCTTTCTAACGTCTTATCATAGGTCTTATGTCTACATTACGGGCCTCAAGAGTTTACTCAGCGGCATTTGTCGAACTGGCGGCCACGGAAGCAGTCTATATGCTGTACCGGGTCGAAGTCTTCTCAAGCTATCACATACATGGCACATGAGCGAAGCCATGGAGAACCTCGGTCTCAAACTCCAAGCCATTCGTCTATTCccattcttcttcagcccACTGCCGCAGGGAGCACGGCTCAATAACGCAGACGGACAAGTTATCATCAACTCTATACGGGATTTTACGGCTGCGCAGGATCATATGTTCAGAGAAACAGGTATAGAAACAGCAGACGGAAAGTTTGAAGGTTTCTGGCGCAGAGGTCCCGCATCTAGGGTACTGGGAGAATATGTCACAGCACATATCGAATCTATTTCCGTACCTGgaaagaaagaggagaaTCCTGATATGACTCCATCATCATTCGTCGGGCCATGGTGCGGATTGACTATCGCCTCTGTCTTCTACATGCAAGATGTTCTCGGGGCGCTGGAGTACGTCGACAAACGCATTCACAAATACGCCGTTACATTACTGGAACACGATGTCGCCAAGGTCCTTACCTCGAAGGACACACCAAAGAACGAGGCGTTTATGCTGTGGCAGGCATTGGTCGGGCTTATAGCCTCCTTGCGCGCCCTCAAAGACAATGAGCAAGACAGAGGATTGCTATCTGCCAGACAGTTCTTTGAGAAGGCTTTGAAGCAGCAATCAACAACTTTGGGTATCGTGACTTGGTCACAAGCAAAGGGGACGCTACGGAGAGTAGCATGGCCAATGGGGACTGCTAGTAGGGAATTCATAGAGGAGCTATGGGAAAAGACTATTGTTGGGTTACCTAGAGTTTAATAAGAAAGGgattaatatatataaattaaatataaaattataaagaattaaaatattatatttttatataaaatcataaatataatatttataattaataaactATAGTAACCTTGAATATTaactttttattaattattataattctttTCTTGTCAAAACTATAAGCAACTCCCTTTAATTAAGAGAGTAGGGCTGTTATGCACTAATCGGAATAGagaggctgagctgagctgtAAGGCTCTAGTTTCATGCCTTTCTCAGTCTGCCTGTCTGGCATCTTTCACCTTTCCATACCTAACCAAGCCGCGACCGGGGATATTCTTTAAGCCTGCGACATAGCATTATACTTTCCCTCCACCTGGGCTCGCTTCCGTCCATCGCGAAACTATCAAGGCTACTGGAATTCTCCTCCCTGTTCATAACGTGCTTATTCCCCGCATTTCCGTCTAGCAACCGCGTTAACTAACATCCAAGGAATGATAGCATTCGACTGCACTATACAGGGAAATAAATTATACATGCTGGAGTAATGGAGTTTTACCACCTTTCTACACTCGCCCAAAGCAAGGCTGGGTGCAACAGCCGACTTCACATTCAACACATCCTGGATGCTACCTACCCGCgcgttgatgaagctggcgATAATTTCTTCGCTGAATATGAGCGACGGGAGAGAGAGGGGGGGATGTTTTTCTCTGTACACGCCCTGATGTCTCATTTTAGTCAACCCGCGACTCTCGATCAACTCCTCAGCTGCATATGTAAAGATTGCAGCAACGCTCGCAATGTTACCAACTATAAACTGCCGGTGGCGGATTTCACGAATAATCTTCGCCAAGAGCCATTATTTCTGGCCCTTATGGTGTATCTCGGAAAGTTGCACTATATATACTTCTGGATAAAGTGGGGAGTATCCCGGACCTCTCTACCTTGCCTCTACGGATGCCCAAACAATAATCAACCTCGCCTCCGCGAATGCCCCAAAAACAATCAGCACTGCCTTCGTCAATGCCCAAACGATAACCAACTCGAAAGGTTATTGCGACCCGGTCGAGACGTTTCAATATTCCGCACCATCTATAACCGTGCTCTTGAGATGTTCTCCCCCGTGGTCATTGAAATTCCGGAAAGCGAGGTCTGTCCGTACCTAGAATGTCACGAGCTCAAGAGGTTTCCATACCTGGAGGAGAAGTCATGCATCAGAGAGGGTTCGTTCGGCGCCATGAAAAAGCTCGAGATTATGAGTGATTATTTGCATCCTACAATGCGGAAACGCATGAAACCCTATTCCACCAACGAAAAGGTACACCCATGTCAACTTCACCTTTGCATTGAATGTTTTGCTGATGCTCCAAATAGCTACTCTTTGCGCTGAAATCAGTTAAGATAATTCCCGATGCTCCACTGATGAACATGGAGCGTGATGTGCTCAGCATGGTATCACGAATTAATGACGCTGTATCTGAGAATATCATTACCCTTATGGCATGCTACAAATGGAAAGAGTCCATGCACTTTTTGTTTCCCTTTGTCGACGCAGACCTGAGCGATCTACTCCGCAATAACAACAGCCGATGTCCTCCTCATTTACGAGAAAAGCTTAAAGCAGGTGAAGCCCTTCTCGACCACTGGCTGTGGCAGCAGATGGAGGGAGTTAGTCGAGCTCTCAGTGCCTTTCATACTCAGATGGAGAACCCCTTCAAGGACGTGAAAGGAAAGGTCATTGCGCTACATTTCGACTTGAAACCTGCAAACATCCTTGTCACGAGTGGACCAGATGGCGTGACTCTGAAAATAACAGACTTTGGACAGTCCATCATTCAAATCATAGATGATGATATGGATATAAGCTTACCTCACAACACCGGACATCCTCGATACGGCCCCCCGGAGTCTCGACCCTCTTCACAGCATCTGACCCAAGGTTCCGGAGATGATTTGAAGGTTTTACTTAACTATGATGTTTGGTCATTAGGATGTATTATGGTCGAAGTTCTTATTCATCTGCTAGATGAAGATCTCAATGATTTTGACAGCAAGCTGCAAGGACCTTTCTACATCAAAGAGCCAAACGGCCTGAAAAAGTGCGTTACAGACTCATTCAGGCGGTTTGAACAGGCGTTTCAACATGACAGCGATCAGACTGAGTATATGAAAGACATCGTAGCCTTGCTGCAAAATATGCTCAACCACGATAAAAACAATAGAGCATACTCGTCAACTGTTACACAGAAGCTAGACGAGGCTAGAGGAAACCTCGAAGCTCTACGTGACGGCAGGAATCAACTTGTTGTCGCAGTCGAGAAGCAAGGATTTAAAGATTGGAAAGGGTTTCGAAAGCTCGGATGGCATAACGGAACCTCGATCGTGTCATTTTCCGAAAAGTGAGTCATAACGTGCTGTCAAAGCTGGCCTCATCACTGACTCCAATTTACTTCCAGGGAGGGAATCACGCTGCACTTGATACGGCAAAGAACGGGAGAGCCAGTTTACAAAAGTACAACCAGTATACCCTGTCGGATTAGCCTATGGGCAAGGACCATAAGAACAGAACAGACCCAAACTGGAATCGAGATTGGCCTTGTATGGGCAGTAGAAAAAGGAGTTCCTCCCGAAGTGGGACGAAAGAATTGTAATTCTACTCCTTGACACTTCTGACAAACGTCTGACACTAACACTTCTTCCCTTGACGGTAGTTGACCCGAGGAAATGGTGTTTTGCACCCACCTATGTCTTCCCTGACCCGGAGAGTAGTACCAATAGGTTCGATTGTATCCTGTTTCCTGAAATCGGAACAACGACACCTGGAGATGACGACTTTGTATTCACACTTGGATTCCCGTCTCTCGAAGGTAAGCTCATTAACATACACACAGATTCGAGATGTATCGCAATGATTACTGATTGAATGACTATAGACGTTCTCATATTCCAGGGCGCTCTCTTTCTGAGGAGTATTCTACCTCCGATCAGGTAAATAATAACGCTGCTCGTTCCAAATGTCTTCAAGTATGCCAACACAATTATAGCATTTCAATCTCGACTCTGAAACCGAAATGTGAGGCAGAGGCCCCAAAGATTAATCAGCAAGATTCATACCTACAAATTTGGGCACCTAATAAGCCAAAATATGTTGGGCCACTGTCTCCTGACGGGAAGAGCGACAGGACGAAGCCGAGAGGCTCCATTGGTTCATCATCAACTGGCCTGAGTGAGTATAATAGAAGAGCGTTAGAAAAGCCATTCGAAACCATGGTTATACTCTTCAAACACCATCGTCCTTTGGTATTTACCTGTAAGTTGTCCACCattaattagtttttatCCTAGATTACTGACAGTCGAACAGTAAAGAAAGGTCTCATAAAGCTAAGCCGTTGCGGTTCGACAACCTTACAGATTGACAATCGAGTTGACAACTCTATACACGTAAGACATCCACCGATATATCAAGTCTGGGAATCCGAAGACCCCCGTGCGGCTCCTAGACAGCCATGCCTGCCGGTAGAACCCGAAATTGAGAAACTGTCCGAATGTATTCTCAAGACTCTTACAATCAGAATAACTCTCGCAAAGGAACAAGGTAAGCAATGATATCATCATGACAGATTCTCACTGACTTGATCTGAGATTTCGAATTATTTCAGAAGGTACCGCAAAATCTATGGAAGAAGTAAAGATATACGCCGTGATGGAGTCCGATTTGGGACTCATTTAGCTAGACAACAAATTGACCATtggctttctcttccttctcccgCACTCTCTGTACGAACTCTACAAGCATGTAAATTAGCATCGTAATGGTGATCAATGGGATAGCTAAAATAGCGTAGATCTTCAGGTCAGGGTCTGCTGACCACTTCATGGGGGATTCCTGGGTTATTGTTACGAACCCCATCTGGATGAAGTCCTAGTGAGTGTCAGAGGCTCTCATGAGTTCGAACCTAAACAGAGACATACGGCTGTAAAGGCAGCTGGTACAAACACCATTGCCAGTACTGTCAGGGTCTTGACCACGCGGGCTTCTCTGCTTGACTTATCTGACAAGTGTACAATAGCAGAAGTATTGCGACTAGTCATTGCTGTGCTTGTCTTGTTAAACTCCCCGTTCCTCATCGAAACAGTGTCCCTGAGCTGCCACTGGTCAGAACATGGATGGATAATAGACTAAAATCTTAGGCAGAGATGACTTGCCTGGTCCGAGATAGCCTTTGCACGTTCCAAGACTGTAGAAGCACTCAGTAAACTAAATTCATGTTCGCTTTGGATATTACACAGGTGTTTCAACAGTCTGGCGAAAGAAGAAACTTGAGAAGCGGTTTGAAAGGGGAGTGTTTCCAGGTCTCGAATTTGCTTCTGGAAACACTCCAAGGTCAAAATGTTAAGCTGAATAACATTTATTACTCTTCGAAGCTGATCGGAGAGATATTGAAGCGATTTAAAGTCGCTGGTTGTGCTGCTAAGAGTGTCAAACTCGTTGAGCTTGTCAGGCTCCACGCCAGCCATAATGACACGCTTGAACTAGGAAGTATTAGCTACAACGCCTTATATCAGAGTCGTTCCACCAAACTACCTACCAGCTTATCGACCTCTTCATCTAGATAGTTGATGAATTGGTGCAGATTATGATCTACGCTGCTAAAGCATGTAATATGAAGATTAGTCCAGTCTTCGACAAAATTAGAGCTTTCACCGCTTCTGTTCAGCACGCTTGAGCCAAGTAACTTCTTGACTGCAAGCGGAAGTCTGATGAGAATATGGGACAGTTCGCTCTCCTCATGCGAGACTTTCTGGTAAATGAGTGCGTGTCGTATCGACCAGGGATTCGATCCTGGTCTGGCGTCGTCCCTTTTCTCAATGTACTTGAGAAGGTAGCTGCACTCTGAATCGCGACATTAGGTTTTGAACATTTACTCCCAATTGGATAAGCTTACCAAACGACGACAGACTCCCAGTACTGCCAACCCTGGTTTCTGAGTCAAAACCAGCAAATCCCTCGTCTCGTGGAAATCTCTTCTCGCCAAATGCCGCCTTGTGACGATATATCTGAGGAAAGACTCGCAGGGCGGAGAATAGCTTCGTGGCTCCACTGTGCGTGATTGGGAGATGACTCCAACCATATACTGGCTCTAATAAACTGAGGCTGGTTAGAGAGCTGCTGAAATGAGATATCACGCAACAGTCAAATGATAGAAATATTTACAAGAAAGAGGCTTGAAAGGCTTTTTTTGCTTCATCTTGACCCTCTTCGAAGTTTGAGGTTGGTGGAAAACTATGATGCTTTGAGACATGTTCTTCAAGCTGGCTTTCGCTCGCTAAATAGATACAATCAGGGGACAAAAGTGTGACAACAGAGCCCAGTGCATAATAGATTTACCCCTATTTTCTACCtttttaaaataagatatattaataaatttgTACATAATAAATATCTAAAAAGAAATCtgtattattatttaattaatatataatcttatataacttaaataaaaatTCTagcttttctttttattatttaaaatagaTTTAAAATCTAAGAGTTATAATATACAGTATAAAAATACACCATAACTTAAGATACTAACTGTATTATATCCTATAAGCCTCCTATATTTAAAAGTAAAAGTACTTTTTTAAAgactattatttatatattttatattacAATTAAAGAAAATTCTaattctatataataagttttattatattttaaaaaggctaaaatactatataat includes these proteins:
- a CDS encoding serine/threonine protein kinase, producing the protein MEFYHLSTLAQSKAGCNSRLHIQHILDATYPRVDEAGDNFFAEYERREREGGMFFSVHALMSHFSQPATLDQLLSCICKDCSNARNVTNYKLPVADFTNNLRQEPLFLALMVYLGKLHYIYFWIKWGVSRTSLPCLYGCPNNNQPRLRECPKNNQHCLRQCPNDNQLERLLRPGRDVSIFRTIYNRALEMFSPVVIEIPESEVCPYLECHELKRFPYLEEKSCIREGSFGAMKKLEIMSDYLHPTMRKRMKPYSTNEKLLFALKSVKIIPDAPLMNMERDVLSMVSRINDAVSENIITLMACYKWKESMHFLFPFVDADLSDLLRNNNSRCPPHLREKLKAGEALLDHWLWQQMEGVSRALSAFHTQMENPFKDVKGKVIALHFDLKPANILVTSGPDGVTLKITDFGQSIIQIIDDDMDISLPHNTGHPRYGPPESRPSSQHLTQGSGDDLKVLLNYDVWSLGCIMVEVLIHLLDEDLNDFDSKLQGPFYIKEPNGLKKCVTDSFRRFEQAFQHDSDQTEYMKDIVALLQNMLNHDKNNRAYSSTVTQKLDEARGNLEALRDGRNQLVVAVEKQGFKDWKGFRKLGWHNGTSIVSFSEKEGITLHLIRQRTGEPVYKSTTSIPCRISLWARTIRTEQTQTGIEIGLVWAVEKGVPPEVGRKNFDPRKWCFAPTYVFPDPESSTNRFDCILFPEIGTTTPGDDDFVFTLGFPSLEDVLIFQGALFLRSILPPISISISTLKPKCEAEAPKINQQDSYLQIWAPNKPKYVGPLSPDGKSDRTKPRGSIGSSSTGLSEYNRRALEKPFETMVILFKHHRPLVFTLKKGLIKLSRCGSTTLQIDNRVDNSIHVRHPPIYQVWESEDPRAAPRQPCLPVEPEIEKLSECILKTLTIRITLAKEQDFELFQKVPQNLWKK